One genomic region from Arthrobacter sp. FB24 encodes:
- a CDS encoding FAD-dependent oxidoreductase, which yields MTTERYAARPLTLGRNGRTPRTLRNRLASAPMERNYGTTDGRITEQYIDYLVTRARAGLGMVTTEATYVRADGKGRTHQLGLHNDAMVPGLRRLTDALHAEGALAAVEINHGGRTAQAAVSGFKNLAPSPVPCEVAGGEVPRELTAGECHDLVDAYGQAARRAVQAGFDVINIHGAHGYLIHQFMSPVSNRRTDEFAAPERFMNLVIDQVRHAAPDAIVGMRVSVVEGPADGITADRQLEIVAKAHLEHLDFLDISAGSYEAGEWIVQPGEWKPGILADYAKAYRRFGLPLGMAGRLNSAAIIEEVLSEGTCDYVSLARAIHADPAFVGGVLHDERYRPCIACNVCIDNLGLGQVTCTVNPAVGRSRVPVPTPAVREGSRIVVVGAGPAGLTAARELAEAGAQVTVLDDGARPGGQFALAERMKSTPDFHRFAEWSAEENARLGVEVRPGTHVDTDDVAALVRETGADAVVLATGGLRPAAGFPGGDSPNVLDIREWLAAHPRVLDGSEIPGTVTIWGADSVAMSVADTLADRGTAVLLVGRQEVIAPESGRRAKILAVPRLEENPRVRIRLGVSIEAYDGARVRLSSGEWLDAPGPLLVSRSVAPLDGSVPARERDAALSFAAGVPVTLAGTVVDRTPAIASNAVKSGYDAAQRVAAALAARPSADRARRDQANLSLNGAAS from the coding sequence ATGACCACCGAACGCTACGCAGCCCGCCCGCTGACCCTCGGACGCAACGGCCGCACACCGCGGACCCTCCGTAACCGGCTGGCGTCCGCTCCGATGGAACGCAACTACGGCACCACGGACGGCCGCATCACCGAGCAATACATCGATTACCTCGTAACCCGTGCCAGGGCCGGACTGGGTATGGTGACCACCGAGGCCACCTACGTCCGCGCCGACGGCAAGGGCCGCACCCACCAGCTGGGACTGCACAACGATGCCATGGTCCCGGGCCTGCGCAGACTCACGGACGCCCTGCACGCCGAGGGCGCCCTCGCCGCCGTCGAAATCAACCATGGCGGCCGCACCGCGCAGGCCGCGGTGTCCGGGTTCAAGAACCTGGCGCCGTCGCCGGTGCCGTGCGAGGTGGCCGGCGGCGAGGTGCCGCGCGAGCTCACCGCCGGGGAGTGCCACGACCTCGTGGACGCGTACGGGCAGGCCGCCCGCCGCGCGGTGCAAGCCGGCTTCGACGTCATCAACATCCACGGCGCGCACGGCTACCTGATCCATCAGTTCATGTCCCCGGTCTCCAACCGCCGCACGGACGAATTCGCCGCACCGGAACGCTTCATGAACCTGGTGATCGACCAAGTCCGGCACGCCGCTCCCGATGCCATCGTCGGCATGCGCGTCTCCGTGGTGGAGGGCCCGGCGGACGGCATCACCGCTGACCGGCAGCTGGAGATCGTCGCCAAGGCCCACCTCGAGCACCTCGACTTCCTGGACATCTCCGCCGGCAGCTATGAGGCAGGCGAATGGATCGTGCAGCCGGGCGAGTGGAAGCCCGGCATCCTGGCCGATTACGCCAAGGCTTACCGCCGCTTCGGCCTCCCCCTGGGCATGGCCGGCCGGCTGAACTCCGCGGCCATCATCGAGGAGGTCCTCAGCGAGGGCACCTGCGACTACGTCAGCCTGGCACGCGCCATCCATGCCGACCCCGCCTTCGTTGGCGGCGTCCTTCACGACGAGCGGTACCGCCCGTGCATCGCCTGCAACGTCTGCATCGACAACCTGGGGCTCGGCCAGGTGACCTGCACCGTCAACCCTGCCGTCGGCCGCTCCCGCGTCCCTGTCCCCACGCCCGCCGTCCGGGAAGGCTCCCGCATAGTGGTGGTGGGCGCCGGTCCGGCCGGCCTCACCGCCGCCCGTGAACTCGCCGAAGCCGGTGCGCAGGTGACCGTGCTCGACGACGGCGCCCGCCCCGGAGGCCAGTTCGCCCTCGCCGAGCGCATGAAGTCCACCCCGGACTTCCACCGCTTCGCCGAATGGTCGGCGGAGGAGAACGCACGGCTCGGCGTCGAGGTCCGGCCCGGCACGCACGTGGACACCGACGACGTCGCCGCGCTCGTCCGGGAAACCGGCGCCGACGCCGTCGTGCTGGCCACGGGCGGGCTGCGCCCGGCCGCCGGGTTTCCCGGCGGGGATTCCCCGAACGTCCTGGACATCCGCGAGTGGCTTGCCGCCCACCCGCGCGTTCTGGACGGTTCGGAGATCCCCGGGACCGTGACCATCTGGGGTGCCGACTCCGTGGCCATGAGCGTGGCGGACACCCTGGCGGACCGCGGCACCGCCGTGCTGCTCGTAGGGCGGCAGGAGGTCATCGCGCCCGAATCGGGCCGGCGCGCAAAGATCCTGGCCGTGCCGCGGCTCGAGGAGAACCCCCGGGTCCGGATCCGGCTCGGAGTGAGCATCGAGGCATACGACGGCGCCCGCGTCCGGCTCAGCAGCGGCGAATGGCTGGACGCCCCGGGGCCCCTGCTGGTCTCCCGTTCGGTTGCCCCGCTGGACGGCTCCGTGCCTGCCCGTGAGCGCGATGCCGCACTGAGCTTCGCGGCCGGAGTTCCCGTGACCCTCGCCGGCACAGTGGTGGACCGGACCCCGGCCATCGCCTCCAACGCCGTGAAGAGCGGCTACGACGCAGCCCAGCGCGTGGCAGCTGCGCTGGCCGCCCGCCCCTCTGCTGATCGAGCCCGCCGAGATCAAGCGAATCTTTCCCTGAACGGAGCAGCATCATGA
- a CDS encoding sugar phosphate isomerase/epimerase family protein — protein MTTQARRQVGLAQLSLVGTAPPDLVTIAAEAGFDFIGARVRPVTAAERAYDLHPGSPMLKETLARMRDTGVAVKDIEFLLLDGSEQREAWLRMMEAGHALGAGSLTVAGADADTARLADTLARMTEDGRDFGIVPTLEPISYQAVHSIPAAAELARAAGCNIVVDALHFNRFGGTFEQLAASVDLVPLLQLCDGPVQRPASREELVAESRSERGVPGEGAFDLAALVAAFPAGTPVSVETPSDRRVAQLGEQGWARALKAAADAVLAAAEDLQEAGSK, from the coding sequence ATGACCACGCAGGCACGCCGCCAGGTGGGCCTCGCCCAGCTGTCCCTCGTGGGGACCGCGCCGCCGGACCTCGTGACCATCGCCGCAGAAGCGGGCTTCGATTTCATCGGCGCCCGCGTGCGGCCGGTCACCGCCGCCGAGCGGGCCTACGACCTGCACCCCGGATCGCCCATGCTGAAGGAAACCCTGGCCCGGATGCGGGACACCGGGGTGGCGGTGAAGGACATCGAGTTCCTGCTCCTGGACGGCAGCGAGCAGCGCGAGGCCTGGCTGCGGATGATGGAAGCAGGCCACGCGCTGGGCGCCGGCTCGCTGACCGTTGCCGGCGCCGATGCGGACACCGCCCGGCTGGCAGACACCCTGGCCCGGATGACGGAGGACGGCCGGGACTTTGGCATCGTGCCCACGCTGGAACCGATCTCCTACCAGGCGGTACATTCCATCCCCGCCGCCGCGGAGCTGGCCCGTGCAGCCGGCTGCAACATCGTGGTGGACGCCCTGCACTTCAACCGCTTCGGCGGCACTTTCGAGCAGCTGGCAGCCAGCGTGGACCTTGTCCCGCTGCTGCAGCTCTGCGACGGCCCGGTACAGCGGCCCGCCAGCCGCGAGGAACTCGTGGCCGAGTCCCGCTCTGAACGCGGCGTTCCCGGCGAGGGCGCCTTCGATCTCGCCGCACTGGTAGCCGCCTTCCCCGCCGGGACACCGGTCAGCGTGGAAACGCCGTCGGACCGGAGGGTTGCCCAACTCGGCGAGCAGGGCTGGGCCCGGGCACTGAAGGCCGCTGCCGACGCCGTGCTGGCGGCAGCGGAGGACCTCCAGGAAGCGGGGTCCAAATGA